The following are encoded together in the Daucus carota subsp. sativus chromosome 5, DH1 v3.0, whole genome shotgun sequence genome:
- the LOC135152905 gene encoding uncharacterized protein LOC135152905, translating to MDKLAFWNVRGFNQPSKRKEVADLILDNQVGLCALIETHVAKGRVNNVFNRMFRGWDWLSNSEHCLKGCRIVIGWNPLLFDVLEILSTDQVIHCVVTELESKNSFHCSIVYAANDHVIRRDLWHSLCSYSMLTATSPWVVMGDFNAMLSDSEMQGGVDSRSPAVQEFKDCVNYIEVQDIVYSGIHFTWTGAPHGVGVVKKLDRVMANLSFLQKFFGVNTKFLPRGVSDHSPAIVDLKLVRRRSKSSFKFNNFLAYRENFLELVSGIWSHRIGGVKMYQLDLFPFDDDLCHQELAISREYRACKLEEERLLKQRAKVHWLKVGDQNSKFFHRSLHSRRLKKSVLEITNEEGDVLQGDDMNAHFVDFYKNLLGTKDECDNCLGLEPFANKLDANSAADLIREVSSEEIKEVIFQMGDDKASGPDGYSALFFKKA from the exons atggATAAGTTAGCATTCTGGAATGTTCGAGGGTTTAATCAGCCCTCAAAACGCAAGGAAGTTGCTGATTTAATTTTGGATAATCAAGTGGGTTTGTGTGCTCTTATCGAAACTCATGTTGCGAAAGGGCGTGTTAATAATGTGTTTAATAGAATGTTTCGAGGTTGGGATTGGTTGTCGAATTCTGAGCATTGCTTAAAAGGCTGTAGAATTGTGATTGGCTGGAATCCTTTGTTGTTTGATGTGTTAGAAATTCTCTCGACTGATCAAGTAATTCACTGTGTGGTCACTGAGCTGGAAAGTAAAAATTCTTTTCATTGCTCAATTGTCTATGCAGCGAATGACCATGTGATTCGTCGGGATTTGTGGCATTCTCTGTGTTCTTATAGTATGTTGACCGCAACGTCCCCTTGGGTCGTTATGGGAGACTTTAATGCTATGTTGTCTGATTCTGAGATGCAAGGAGGTGTTGATAGTAGGTCCCCTGCTGTTCAGGAGTTTAAGGATTGTGTGAACTATATAGAGGTGCAAGATATTGTGTATTCAGGTATTCACTTTACTTGGACAGGGGCGCCCCATGGGGTCGGAGTTGTTAAAAAATTGGATCGAGTGATGGCCAATTTGAGCTTTCTGCAGAAATTTTTTGGGGTTAATACTAAGTTTCTTCCGCGCGGCGTTAGTGATCATAGCCCTGCTATTGTGGATTTAAAGTTAGTGAGAAGGAGATCTAAGAgctcttttaaatttaataatttcttggCTTATCGAGAAAATTTTTTAGAGCTTGTTTCAGGCATCTGGTCTCATAGAATTGGTGGTGTGAAAATGTATCAG TTAGACTTGTTTCCATTTGATGATGATCTTTGTCACCAAGAGCTGGCCATCTCAAGGGAGTATAGAGCTTGTAAACTAGAGGAAGAAAGGTTGTTGAAGCAACGAGCTAAAGTGCACTGGCTAAAAGTAGGTGATCAGAATTCGAAATTTTTTCACCGAAGTCTTCATTCTAGAAGACTTAAAAAATCAGTTCTGGAAATTACCAATGAGGAGGGAGATGTGCTTCAGGGGGATGACATGAATGCtcattttgttgatttttaCAAGAATTTGTTGGGCACTAAAGATGAGTGTGATAATTGTTTGGGGTTAGAGCCTTTTGCAAATAAATTAGATGCTAATTCAGCTGCTGATTTAATTCGTGAGGTGTCTTCTGAGGAGATTAAGGAGGTTATTTTTCAGATGGGTGATGATAAGGCCTCTGGCCCTGACGGCTACTCGgctctttttttcaaaaaggcTTGA